In Funiculus sociatus GB2-C1, the genomic stretch AGCCCCGCCACGATTTCTGATTTTAGGGTACGTAAAGCAGCAAAGGGGGCGGGAAAGTAACAGGTGATATCTGCAAAAGAGGTGGTAAAATCCCATTGGCGATCGCCTAAACAGCGGCGGTAGTTAGCATCTCCTTTGACGAAAATTAAACTTGATTGCGCTAAGTCTTGTTGCAATGATTCTGGCATTTCCCAGAAGACTAAAGGGGATGTCCAAAATAAATCGTCTACAAGACACAAACGATTGGAATTGATGTAATCTTGCAGGCGAAAGCTTAAGCATCGCACTTCCCTATTCTCATCAGTAGCCAGAATTTTTAGAGTGCTGTGGACATCTTTAATTGTCGCATCAGAAACAAAAGTAGGATAAGGCTTGAGGTGCAGGTAAACAACCTTTGCAGCATTAGTATCTAACAGGTAGTCTGCTAAGCACAAATCGCTGACAAGTTCCAAACCAGCATTGTCCACGATAAAATCAATCCGTACTTTATCAAAGTTGGCAATTTTATCCGAGATTACTGATGTATCATCTACTAAAACGTGTGTCTGTTCGGGGTGATTTTCCAGGCTATTGTAGTTAGAATCAACCGCATCTACAGGCCAAAGACTGAGATCGGCTCGATTTCCCCACAGTACAAAATAGAGCAGTGCGATTAGACTTGTTGTGTCTTTTTCACTATTGTTAATTTTAGTGCTGATTGCTTTTATAGAATCATTTGCCGTTTCCAAACCTCTATATTTTTGCACTGCATACGGATCTACACTCTGGGAAGAGCCTGGTAGGAAGTAATGCGTTGCTTCAAGGATACGACGAAAAAAGTATGCTTCCGCAAAAAACCAGGGAATATCCAGCCATCGCTTCCCGACAAAAGGTTCTAAATATGTATTCCAAGATGTTAAATCTGGTGAGTTGTCATCTGTAAGCGATCGCACACTCCCATCAGCTAATTCTTGAATCAGGGTTTCCAGATTATTGACAATTTTTGGGGTAAAGTCATTTTCAGCAATTACCCGCCGCGCGATCGCTGGAAGCCGCGAGGTAAGGGTATAGTGAGCAAAGGAGCCGGACTCCGACATCATTAGTGGTGGTGGAAGCGGTAGTTTAGGCTCTTGAAATGGCTTTTGCATTATGCGATCGCGTTCGAGTGTTAGTTATCGCCAATCATTTTACTCAAATTGTCGTCGGCGATCGGTTCGGGTAAATACCGAGCGCGATCGCTTTCCCATTTTGCCCTCACTAAATTCTTAAATAACATGCAGTCGGGCTCATAGGCAAGACGATTAACTGCTGATTTTGTAAATCTAATTCAATTCCCAACGCCTCCAGTGGAATCACTCCCAACAAAGCTAACTGCGTAATAATATACTAGTAGCTTTGCATTTAGCCTAGCAGGCCACTTCTCAAAAAATGCGATCGCTTCTTTGTTCTCTTCCTCTGCGTTCTCTCTTGCCTCTGCGATTAAAACTCTTTAATACTCTTACCAATTATGATGTAATCGGAGCATTTTAGTAGACCCCCATGAGCTTAACAGAACAAATATTATCTCAACTACCCGGAAATCCTCTGGACGGACTGCGTCAAGTCGATAGCCTCTGGCAAGCAATCAAAGAAGATACACTGCCAATTCCAATGGTAGTAAAAAACAG encodes the following:
- a CDS encoding damage-control phosphatase ARMT1 family protein; its protein translation is MQKPFQEPKLPLPPPLMMSESGSFAHYTLTSRLPAIARRVIAENDFTPKIVNNLETLIQELADGSVRSLTDDNSPDLTSWNTYLEPFVGKRWLDIPWFFAEAYFFRRILEATHYFLPGSSQSVDPYAVQKYRGLETANDSIKAISTKINNSEKDTTSLIALLYFVLWGNRADLSLWPVDAVDSNYNSLENHPEQTHVLVDDTSVISDKIANFDKVRIDFIVDNAGLELVSDLCLADYLLDTNAAKVVYLHLKPYPTFVSDATIKDVHSTLKILATDENREVRCLSFRLQDYINSNRLCLVDDLFWTSPLVFWEMPESLQQDLAQSSLIFVKGDANYRRCLGDRQWDFTTSFADITCYFPAPFAALRTLKSEIVAGLQPSQLESLSRQDPQWLTNGQWGVIQIGNWE